From a region of the Candidatus Poribacteria bacterium genome:
- the thiC gene encoding phosphomethylpyrimidine synthase ThiC, which yields MRLLEVNVMGSKTEGFFPNSRKVYVSGNVHPDIRVPFREITLTPTHVADGTVEENEPLRVYDTSGVWGDDSQSCDVESGIPPMRQDWIQARGDVEAYDGREIQPQDNGYLTKGHEQYARMRSESKGGLKNFPGLKRKPLRAKNGEAVTQMAYAKRGIVTPEMEYIAIRENLGRAQAYEAIHGDYRTRNRLNHQHPGETFGAFIPEYITPEFVRDEVARGRAIIPANINHPESEPMIIGRNFLVKINANIGNSAVASSIEEEVEKMRWATKWGTDTVMDLSTGKNIHETREWILRNSPVPIGTVPIYQALEKVSGKPEELSWEVYRDTLIEQAEQGVDYFTIHAGVRLAYIPLTANRSCGIVSRGGSIMAKWCLAHHQESFLYTHFPEICEIMRAYDVSFSLGDGLRPGAIPDANDEAQFAELETLGELTKIAWEHDCQVMIEGPGHIPMHLIKENMDLQLKHCDEAPFYTLGPLTTDIAPGYDHITSGIGAAMIGWFGCAMLCYVTPKEHLGLPNRDDVKEGVIAYKIAAHAADLAKGHPGAQERDNVLSKARFEFRWEDQFNLSLDPETAREYHDETLPSESAKTVHFCSMCGPHFCSMKITEDIRKYAEEKGITAEEALTEGMAEKSEQFKEQGHQLHIASDAKEEDTEAAD from the coding sequence ATGAGGCTATTGGAGGTCAATGTCATGGGTTCTAAAACTGAAGGTTTCTTTCCGAACAGTAGAAAAGTGTACGTTTCCGGTAACGTGCACCCTGATATCCGCGTCCCTTTCCGTGAAATCACACTCACCCCGACACACGTCGCTGACGGAACAGTTGAGGAGAATGAACCGTTACGTGTTTACGACACAAGCGGTGTGTGGGGCGACGACTCACAATCCTGTGATGTCGAATCTGGGATTCCGCCGATGCGGCAAGATTGGATTCAGGCACGTGGCGATGTTGAAGCATACGATGGGCGGGAAATTCAGCCACAGGATAACGGCTATCTCACCAAAGGACACGAACAGTACGCTCGTATGCGATCGGAATCAAAGGGTGGGTTGAAAAACTTTCCGGGTTTGAAACGGAAACCGCTGCGCGCAAAGAACGGCGAAGCCGTTACACAGATGGCTTATGCGAAACGCGGGATCGTAACACCTGAGATGGAATACATCGCTATCCGCGAGAATCTGGGGAGAGCACAAGCGTACGAAGCGATTCACGGTGATTATCGGACGCGCAACCGATTGAACCATCAACATCCGGGTGAGACGTTCGGTGCGTTTATCCCTGAATACATTACGCCTGAGTTCGTCCGAGATGAGGTCGCGCGCGGGCGTGCGATTATCCCAGCGAATATCAATCACCCCGAAAGTGAACCGATGATCATCGGCAGAAACTTCCTCGTGAAAATCAACGCGAACATCGGTAACTCTGCCGTTGCCTCTTCAATAGAGGAAGAGGTCGAAAAAATGCGATGGGCAACGAAATGGGGAACCGATACGGTGATGGATCTCTCAACTGGTAAAAACATCCACGAAACACGAGAGTGGATTCTGCGTAACTCGCCCGTCCCCATCGGGACAGTACCGATCTATCAGGCACTGGAGAAAGTCAGTGGTAAACCGGAAGAACTGAGCTGGGAAGTGTATCGGGACACCCTTATTGAACAAGCCGAACAAGGTGTCGATTACTTCACCATTCACGCTGGTGTTCGCCTCGCCTACATACCGCTGACAGCGAATCGATCTTGTGGTATTGTCTCTCGCGGTGGTAGTATCATGGCGAAGTGGTGTCTGGCACATCATCAAGAAAGTTTCCTCTACACCCATTTTCCCGAAATTTGTGAGATTATGCGTGCCTACGATGTCTCCTTCTCTCTCGGTGATGGACTGCGTCCGGGTGCGATTCCCGATGCGAACGACGAGGCGCAATTTGCGGAATTGGAAACACTCGGCGAACTCACGAAAATCGCCTGGGAACACGATTGCCAAGTCATGATTGAGGGACCTGGACACATCCCGATGCATCTCATCAAGGAGAATATGGATCTGCAGCTCAAACATTGCGACGAAGCACCGTTCTACACGCTCGGTCCGTTGACGACCGACATCGCCCCCGGCTATGATCACATCACCAGTGGTATCGGTGCAGCAATGATCGGGTGGTTCGGATGCGCAATGCTCTGCTACGTGACCCCGAAAGAACATCTCGGATTGCCGAACAGAGACGATGTGAAGGAAGGTGTGATTGCCTACAAGATCGCTGCGCACGCAGCAGACCTCGCGAAAGGACATCCAGGTGCGCAGGAACGCGACAATGTGTTGTCGAAAGCGCGTTTCGAGTTCCGCTGGGAAGATCAGTTCAACCTCAGTCTTGATCCAGAGACCGCTCGCGAATACCACGACGAAACCCTTCCCAGTGAATCAGCAAAAACCGTTCACTTCTGCTCTATGTGCGGTCCGCATTTCTGCTCAATGAAAATCACGGAGGATATCCGTAAATATGCCGAGGAGAAAGGCATCACCGCCGAAGAAGCACTTACAGAAGGGATGGCGGAAAAGAGCGAACAGTTCAAGGAACAGGGGCACCAACTCCATATCGCATCCGATGCGAAGGAGGAAGATACCGAAGCGGCTGATTAA
- a CDS encoding Gfo/Idh/MocA family oxidoreductase, translating into MKIGIIGCGTISSAYFEGARKTDILEIKACADLRMEAAQAQAERYNSHACTVDELLADPEIELVVNLTIPRAHVEVGLQVLEAGKHVYSEKPLGVDTESGKQLIDTATAKGLRVGSAPDTFLGAGIQTSRQTLDAGKIGKPIAGTAFMCGHGHESWHPNPAFYYDLGGGPMLDMGPYYVTALVNVLGPVKRVAAITTKAFEERIATSQAVRGLRIPVKITTHLTGTIEFQNGAIITMIMSFDMWRHSLPCIEIYGETGSMTVPDPNGFGGPVNVCPAGGDWEQEEIRFPNNARMIGVIDMVSAILSGRTHRANGALAYHVLEVMCAFDKSSETGEHVVIESTTERPEPVPLGLKEWEID; encoded by the coding sequence ATGAAGATTGGAATTATTGGCTGTGGCACAATCAGCAGTGCCTATTTTGAGGGGGCGCGAAAAACCGACATCTTAGAAATTAAAGCCTGCGCAGACCTCCGAATGGAAGCAGCGCAGGCACAAGCCGAAAGATACAACAGTCACGCATGTACCGTCGATGAACTGCTTGCGGATCCAGAAATAGAACTCGTTGTGAACCTCACCATTCCGAGAGCACACGTTGAAGTCGGTTTACAGGTCTTGGAAGCAGGCAAACACGTCTACAGTGAAAAACCGCTCGGCGTGGATACCGAAAGCGGAAAGCAATTGATTGACACCGCAACAGCAAAAGGGCTCCGCGTCGGATCGGCACCCGATACCTTTCTCGGCGCAGGAATCCAAACGTCGCGACAAACATTGGATGCTGGGAAAATTGGTAAACCAATTGCTGGAACAGCGTTCATGTGTGGACATGGACACGAGAGTTGGCACCCGAACCCCGCCTTCTACTATGACCTTGGCGGTGGCCCAATGCTGGATATGGGACCTTACTACGTGACGGCACTTGTCAATGTCCTCGGTCCCGTCAAGCGCGTCGCAGCGATTACAACGAAAGCCTTTGAAGAACGTATCGCAACGAGTCAAGCCGTGCGTGGCTTACGTATCCCGGTCAAAATCACGACCCACCTCACCGGCACCATTGAATTCCAGAACGGCGCGATTATCACGATGATCATGAGTTTCGATATGTGGCGACATAGCCTCCCCTGTATCGAAATCTATGGCGAAACCGGTTCAATGACGGTGCCTGATCCGAACGGATTCGGTGGACCCGTAAATGTCTGTCCAGCCGGAGGCGATTGGGAACAAGAGGAAATCCGTTTCCCCAACAACGCTCGGATGATTGGGGTCATCGATATGGTATCCGCCATCCTTTCGGGACGAACGCATCGGGCAAACGGAGCGTTAGCATATCACGTGCTTGAGGTGATGTGTGCCTTCGACAAATCCTCCGAAACAGGTGAACACGTCGTTATTGAAAGCACAACGGAACGTCCCGAACCTGTCCCACTCGGTTTAAAAGAATGGGAAATAGACTAA